In Terriglobia bacterium, the following proteins share a genomic window:
- a CDS encoding alpha/beta hydrolase: MAEKPRKRWKRILKWSLIGLTGAVAFFFLVYVPYFLANVVTHRRYHYPDKDDGQTPATYHVDYRPIEFTSSDGIPLKGWFVPAEHARGTFIFVHGLNRTRVELLREAMFVHRLGYNGLLFDLRHSGASGGTVTSMGYYERLDVEAAVTQATGLDPQARPVMVWGVSMGAAAALMAAKETPAIDGVICDSTFLTLRDTAYHHLKLFLHIPRFPIPMTAIWLVERFAHFDADALDLEEAVHQIGDRPILFVSGGADNRMPPSIALGLFHQAREGYKMFLEVPRARHGEAFRTDPPLYENAVTEFLNQSQQDGSAGGR; encoded by the coding sequence TTGGCAGAGAAACCCAGGAAGCGCTGGAAGAGAATCCTCAAGTGGTCTTTGATTGGTCTCACCGGGGCGGTGGCCTTCTTCTTCCTCGTCTACGTCCCCTATTTTCTTGCCAACGTGGTGACCCACCGCCGATACCATTATCCTGACAAGGACGATGGTCAGACGCCCGCCACCTATCACGTTGACTACCGCCCGATTGAGTTCACCTCCTCGGATGGCATTCCGCTCAAGGGATGGTTCGTCCCAGCCGAGCACGCCAGGGGAACGTTTATCTTTGTACACGGCCTGAATCGGACCCGGGTGGAACTGTTGCGGGAGGCGATGTTTGTGCACCGGTTGGGTTACAACGGCCTTCTCTTTGATCTCCGCCATTCCGGCGCGAGCGGGGGGACCGTGACTTCCATGGGGTATTACGAGCGGTTGGACGTGGAGGCCGCGGTGACGCAAGCCACAGGGCTCGATCCTCAGGCCAGGCCTGTCATGGTCTGGGGGGTCTCCATGGGTGCGGCCGCGGCGTTGATGGCGGCCAAAGAAACGCCGGCCATTGATGGAGTGATTTGCGACAGCACGTTTCTCACGCTTCGCGACACCGCCTACCACCATTTGAAGCTCTTTCTCCACATTCCCCGCTTTCCGATCCCCATGACGGCGATCTGGCTGGTTGAGCGTTTCGCGCATTTTGATGCGGACGCCCTGGACCTCGAGGAGGCGGTGCATCAGATTGGCGACCGCCCGATCCTCTTTGTATCGGGAGGCGCCGACAACCGGATGCCCCCCAGCATCGCGCTCGGGCTGTTTCATCAGGCCAGGGAAGGGTACAAGATGTTCCTTGAAGTGCCGCGCGCCCGCCACGGTGAAGCCTTCCGGACCGATCCCCCGCTTTATGAAAATGCCGTGACCGAGTTCCTGAATCAATCTCAGCAGGATGGCTCCGCCGGGGGAAGGTAG
- a CDS encoding TIR domain-containing protein has product MLPAKDVVAVEDDFIKVLQHVRGTKEQKQAYFSSRGIRVPRTNYESMWAVLTQRLQRGGAASAVFELLRAGMPRHLSLLFRQVDRGKAVRLRSTEPAIVFDFFFQNGNVRKIGELFIQDLREHGGSLATIPPKRAVSTISGKRYEIALSFSGEDRTYVDQIADILKSMRVRIFYDAFERVSLLGKDLATHFAWIYGKRADYCAMFISRDYVRKAWPNFERQHALSRAILEKREYILPIRLDDSEVPGLPPTVGYLDARGYTPKQVAQDLFHKVRGTQT; this is encoded by the coding sequence ATGTTGCCAGCAAAAGATGTTGTTGCCGTTGAAGACGATTTCATCAAAGTCTTGCAGCATGTTCGAGGGACAAAGGAACAAAAGCAGGCTTACTTCTCTTCGCGCGGTATACGTGTTCCTCGCACGAATTACGAGTCCATGTGGGCAGTATTGACGCAGAGACTTCAGCGTGGCGGCGCGGCGTCTGCGGTCTTTGAGCTGTTGCGGGCTGGGATGCCCAGGCACCTGTCCTTGCTCTTCCGTCAAGTGGACCGAGGAAAGGCCGTGCGTTTGCGTTCGACAGAACCTGCTATTGTCTTTGATTTCTTCTTCCAGAACGGAAATGTCCGAAAAATCGGAGAACTCTTCATACAAGATCTGCGGGAGCATGGAGGAAGTCTTGCGACGATACCTCCAAAACGAGCCGTTTCCACAATCAGTGGTAAGCGGTATGAAATCGCTCTTTCTTTCAGCGGTGAGGATCGAACTTATGTCGATCAAATCGCTGATATCCTCAAGTCCATGCGCGTGAGAATATTCTACGACGCCTTTGAACGGGTAAGTCTACTTGGGAAGGATTTGGCTACCCACTTTGCTTGGATTTACGGAAAACGAGCAGACTATTGTGCAATGTTCATTTCAAGAGATTACGTACGTAAGGCGTGGCCAAACTTTGAACGTCAGCACGCACTGTCACGGGCCATTCTCGAAAAGCGAGAATATATATTGCCGATCCGACTAGACGATTCTGAAGTGCCCGGCCTGCCCCCAACTGTGGGTTATCTGGACGCTCGCGGATATACACCAAAGCAAGTCGCACAGGACCTTTTTCACAAGGTTCGCGGTACACAAACCTGA
- a CDS encoding B12-binding domain-containing radical SAM protein, translating into MNILLYNPDNEITNNFMPHLWMFLLKSLTPPRHQVFLVDGNAQRLDKAELVKYIQENHIGLVGIGAMTRMVRKAYQMADAVRAAGVPVVMGGPHVTEVPDEALGRDGGPRHADAVALGEADETWPSIVADAERGTLKEIYAPLDAAGKEVKPSLDDYPVIPWDRMDLNQFNMIRPLPHWGRRILSLVGIHWEAFHVLPIETGRGCPYGCHFCTVTGFFGDSIRFRPNESVVNELLMLKALEKKKKGKIAAFFIDDNFGINPKRTKSLLREIIARDAQVPWVAQISMNLLRDEELVSLIAQSGGRWVFIGLESIDPENLKSVSKGFNKPDEYKEVLELLARHGLSAITSFIFGMDGDRPGVADRTVEVIQSWPPGLPVFGLLTPFPATPLYAQLASAGRLTRPKHWLEFEPFVMNFSPLGMSPGQAQEEMRQAWVSSYNPAAIASAMKALKSRPLEDRIIHLLVRLIFRGIYFPQTRRREWLRVLFENRRPILNLIGQALEMKFMPKRGRSPLPNTYQPAQPPSKIVEITAE; encoded by the coding sequence ATGAATATCCTGCTTTACAATCCGGACAACGAAATTACCAACAATTTCATGCCGCATCTTTGGATGTTTCTTCTCAAATCACTGACGCCTCCGCGACACCAGGTGTTTCTGGTGGACGGTAACGCGCAGCGATTGGACAAAGCAGAACTGGTGAAGTACATCCAGGAGAATCACATCGGGCTCGTGGGGATTGGCGCGATGACCCGCATGGTCAGGAAGGCCTACCAGATGGCGGATGCGGTGCGCGCCGCCGGCGTGCCCGTGGTGATGGGCGGACCGCACGTCACCGAGGTGCCCGACGAGGCCTTGGGGCGTGACGGCGGACCACGCCATGCCGATGCCGTGGCACTGGGCGAAGCCGATGAAACCTGGCCGTCGATTGTGGCCGATGCGGAACGTGGCACACTCAAAGAAATCTACGCCCCTCTCGACGCGGCCGGAAAGGAAGTCAAACCGTCACTCGATGACTACCCGGTGATCCCCTGGGACCGCATGGATCTGAACCAGTTCAACATGATCCGGCCGCTTCCTCACTGGGGTCGGCGGATCCTTTCACTCGTCGGCATCCACTGGGAGGCTTTTCATGTGCTTCCCATCGAAACCGGGCGCGGCTGTCCCTATGGTTGCCATTTCTGCACGGTTACGGGGTTCTTCGGTGATTCGATCCGCTTTCGACCGAACGAAAGTGTGGTCAACGAGTTGTTGATGCTGAAGGCGCTGGAGAAGAAGAAGAAAGGAAAGATCGCCGCATTCTTTATTGACGACAATTTTGGCATCAATCCAAAGCGCACCAAGTCGTTGCTGCGGGAAATCATCGCCCGTGACGCCCAGGTTCCCTGGGTGGCGCAAATCAGCATGAACCTCTTGCGAGATGAAGAGCTGGTCTCCCTGATCGCACAGAGCGGCGGCCGATGGGTTTTCATTGGACTGGAGTCCATTGATCCCGAAAACCTCAAGAGTGTGAGCAAGGGATTCAACAAGCCGGATGAGTACAAAGAGGTTTTGGAACTGCTGGCCCGGCATGGCCTCTCTGCCATCACGTCATTCATTTTTGGAATGGATGGCGATCGACCCGGTGTGGCCGATCGCACGGTCGAAGTCATTCAATCCTGGCCACCCGGACTGCCTGTGTTCGGTCTGCTCACGCCTTTTCCGGCGACACCGCTCTACGCCCAGTTGGCTTCGGCGGGCCGGCTGACCCGGCCGAAACATTGGTTGGAGTTCGAACCCTTCGTCATGAACTTCTCACCCCTGGGGATGTCGCCCGGCCAGGCTCAGGAAGAGATGAGACAAGCCTGGGTGTCGTCTTATAATCCCGCGGCAATTGCTTCCGCCATGAAGGCCCTGAAATCAAGGCCCCTGGAAGATCGCATCATCCACCTGCTCGTCCGCCTGATCTTTCGGGGAATCTATTTTCCTCAGACGAGACGGCGGGAGTGGTTGCGGGTTCTCTTCGAAAATCGACGCCCCATTCTGAATCTGATCGGTCAGGCGCTGGAGATGAAATTCATGCCGAAGCGTGGAAGATCCCCATTGCCTAACACATATCAGCCCGCCCAACCCCCGTCCAAGATCGTTGAGATCACCGCTGAATAG
- a CDS encoding carboxymuconolactone decarboxylase family protein, with product MPQKNKPPRGKNKFIPASLSMVEPKLRDIYYEFYKEAYRPSSLDFKTKELISIAASLLARCEGCLDGHVKKALQSGATKHEISDAIAIAIGINAAAVIDQTDRLAVRLELNHFEGLRHGGGPAVEHKS from the coding sequence ATGCCTCAGAAGAACAAACCCCCGCGGGGGAAAAACAAGTTCATCCCCGCCTCGCTCAGCATGGTTGAGCCGAAGCTGCGCGACATCTATTACGAGTTTTACAAGGAAGCTTACCGGCCCAGTTCCCTGGATTTCAAGACCAAGGAACTGATCTCGATCGCCGCTTCACTGCTGGCTCGATGCGAGGGCTGTCTCGACGGCCACGTGAAGAAGGCCCTTCAGAGTGGAGCGACCAAACACGAGATCAGCGATGCCATTGCCATTGCGATCGGGATCAATGCGGCCGCCGTCATCGACCAGACCGACCGGCTGGCTGTCCGGTTGGAGCTGAACCACTTTGAAGGGCTTCGCCACGGAGGCGGGCCGGCGGTGGAGCACAAGTCATAA
- a CDS encoding ABC-2 family transporter protein, which produces MKRHFILFINYFAQYAKVRMAYKADFFIAIGTSFTATLLGFGFVLVLFSKIPSLKGWSFYELLFLYGFSLIPLGLFNVLSLNLYQFGETYIIQGKFDRILLRPIHSMFQVLFEAFRLESSQESVTGLLVIGYCSHKLHLEWHATDLALGFVMVICGAVIYVSTFLILTTVSFFFEDKVGVVPPVYNMLAFGRYPLSIYNGFLQFFLSWIIPFAFASFYPSVRLLRRNEYAQFYYLIPVVAAIFFGFALVMWHAGERNYSSTGT; this is translated from the coding sequence ATGAAGCGCCATTTTATTTTGTTCATCAACTACTTTGCCCAATACGCCAAGGTCCGCATGGCGTACAAGGCGGATTTCTTTATCGCCATCGGCACTTCCTTCACGGCGACGCTGCTGGGATTTGGATTTGTACTGGTCCTCTTTTCAAAAATACCCAGTCTCAAAGGGTGGTCGTTTTACGAGCTGCTCTTCCTGTACGGATTTTCCCTGATTCCCCTCGGGCTCTTCAATGTATTGAGCTTAAACCTCTATCAGTTCGGGGAAACGTACATTATCCAGGGCAAATTTGACCGTATCCTGTTGCGGCCGATTCACTCCATGTTCCAAGTGCTCTTCGAGGCCTTTCGACTGGAATCTTCGCAGGAATCGGTGACTGGCCTGCTCGTCATCGGATACTGTTCACACAAGCTCCACCTGGAGTGGCATGCCACGGACTTGGCCCTGGGTTTCGTGATGGTGATTTGCGGGGCGGTAATTTATGTCTCGACTTTCCTTATTCTGACCACTGTTTCTTTTTTCTTTGAAGACAAGGTGGGGGTCGTCCCGCCAGTTTACAATATGCTGGCATTCGGCCGGTATCCTCTATCCATTTACAACGGGTTCCTCCAGTTTTTCCTGAGCTGGATTATCCCCTTTGCGTTTGCTTCGTTTTATCCCTCCGTGAGACTCCTCCGACGGAATGAATACGCGCAGTTCTACTATCTAATACCGGTCGTGGCAGCCATTTTTTTCGGGTTTGCCCTCGTCATGTGGCATGCAGGGGAAAGAAACTATAGCAGCACGGGTACGTAG
- a CDS encoding MFS transporter: MSKKTQWAVMVNLFLLLFLGLVDNQLISPLLPLIQKSFHVDVTVVGTLVVAYSVAAALSSLVSGALSDHYGRRVFLIGSALAFAVFSLLIHWVASFGILLVLRFLVGLCAGAISTCTIALASDIFPYEIRGRAIGTISSAYFAALILGVPLGSLAADQFEWRTIFPGIAVIALVVAISNWIYLPARKMEFRAGETDAEFLQTRIKSFGTFLSRRDLLAAVVMAFFVSGGIVGLITYVGVWLHTTFQVPVRLIGIIFLLSGVVSFIGAPLGGILADRWGKRRVSIASNVLLALSMMLVPLLHWGVLLFVVFGFLSLSAAFRQGPITALISELVEERERGSFIALRNIFSQLGIAISAFLGGVLYVRWGYSGVAALCTIFTLVVVWLLARYLQEPNSVAADSASSLIGVPRGSH; this comes from the coding sequence ATGAGCAAGAAAACTCAATGGGCAGTGATGGTGAATCTCTTCCTGCTCCTCTTTCTCGGGCTGGTTGACAACCAGCTCATCTCGCCGCTGCTTCCTCTCATTCAAAAATCCTTTCACGTGGATGTGACCGTGGTCGGAACGCTCGTCGTGGCTTACTCGGTGGCGGCGGCCTTGAGCTCGCTGGTTTCGGGGGCCCTGTCGGATCATTACGGACGGAGGGTTTTTCTCATCGGCTCGGCCCTGGCATTTGCGGTATTTTCGCTGCTCATCCACTGGGTCGCCTCTTTTGGCATACTGCTTGTATTGCGTTTCCTGGTGGGGCTCTGCGCCGGGGCGATCTCGACCTGCACGATTGCACTCGCGAGCGATATTTTTCCTTACGAAATTCGAGGCCGGGCCATCGGGACGATCTCTTCGGCCTACTTTGCGGCTTTAATCCTGGGGGTTCCACTGGGATCGCTGGCGGCCGATCAGTTTGAATGGCGCACGATTTTTCCGGGAATCGCCGTGATTGCCCTGGTGGTCGCCATTTCGAACTGGATTTATCTGCCCGCACGGAAAATGGAGTTTAGGGCCGGCGAAACGGATGCGGAATTCCTTCAGACGCGGATCAAGTCTTTTGGGACCTTTCTTTCCCGGCGCGATCTGCTGGCCGCCGTAGTCATGGCATTTTTTGTGTCCGGGGGGATCGTGGGCTTGATCACCTACGTCGGGGTGTGGCTGCACACCACCTTCCAGGTGCCGGTGCGATTGATCGGCATCATCTTTCTCCTGAGCGGGGTCGTGTCCTTCATCGGGGCGCCCCTGGGTGGAATCCTGGCCGACCGTTGGGGCAAACGCCGCGTCTCGATCGCCAGCAATGTCCTGCTGGCGCTCTCGATGATGCTGGTGCCTCTGCTTCACTGGGGGGTGCTGCTCTTTGTGGTGTTCGGGTTCTTGAGTTTGAGTGCCGCGTTCCGGCAGGGGCCCATCACCGCCCTCATCAGTGAGCTGGTGGAGGAACGTGAGCGGGGTTCGTTCATCGCCCTTCGAAACATTTTTTCACAGCTCGGGATCGCGATCTCAGCCTTCCTGGGAGGCGTTCTTTACGTGCGATGGGGATACTCGGGTGTTGCCGCCTTGTGCACGATCTTTACACTTGTGGTGGTGTGGCTGCTCGCCCGTTACCTCCAGGAACCGAATTCGGTCGCAGCGGATTCAGCGTCCTCACTCATCGGCGTGCCGAGAGGATCCCATTAG
- a CDS encoding APC family permease, with protein sequence MATSPNTSPGMIRGIGLWQATTLNMIDMVGVGPFITLPAILAAMGGPQAMLGWIFGALISMCDGLVWSEFGAALPGSGGSYLYLREAYGPDRWGRLMSFLFIWMILFSAPLSVASGAIGFSQYTAFLWQGMTPLEGKLVAVGVVVLTVVLLYRKITAIGKLSILLWGGVILTVGWMVVAGLGHFNARQVLDFPPQAFHLSKEFFLGLALASRFAVYDYWGYYNICFLGDEVRDPGRTIPRAVLLSIAAVAAIYLLMNLSVISVIPWREAVALVADPNHVHNFIASIFMERLYGHRAAQVITVLVMWTAFASVFSLLLGYSRIPYAAAVRGDFFKVFGRLHSRHAFPYLSLIFLGAVAAFFSLKKLTDVISALVIIRVVVQFLSQTLGIMMFRRRRPDLKRPFRMWLYPIPAVIALGGWVFILFSRASEMRFVLYALIITAAGALIFFLRAARRREWPFEARV encoded by the coding sequence ATGGCTACCTCCCCAAACACTTCGCCCGGGATGATCCGTGGCATCGGCTTGTGGCAGGCCACAACGCTGAACATGATCGACATGGTCGGCGTGGGGCCGTTCATCACGTTGCCGGCGATTCTGGCGGCCATGGGCGGCCCTCAGGCGATGCTGGGCTGGATTTTTGGCGCCCTGATTTCGATGTGTGACGGGCTGGTCTGGTCGGAATTCGGAGCGGCGCTGCCCGGGTCCGGGGGTTCATATCTCTACTTGCGCGAGGCGTACGGGCCCGACCGGTGGGGCCGCCTCATGTCGTTCCTGTTCATCTGGATGATCCTCTTCAGCGCTCCCCTGTCGGTGGCGTCGGGAGCAATTGGCTTTTCACAATACACCGCCTTCCTGTGGCAAGGCATGACACCGCTTGAAGGCAAACTCGTGGCGGTGGGTGTCGTGGTCCTCACCGTGGTCCTGTTGTACCGGAAGATCACCGCCATCGGAAAGCTTTCCATCCTGCTGTGGGGCGGCGTGATCTTGACGGTGGGGTGGATGGTGGTGGCAGGCCTGGGCCATTTCAATGCCCGGCAGGTTCTTGATTTTCCTCCCCAGGCCTTCCACCTGTCGAAGGAATTCTTTCTCGGACTGGCCCTCGCGTCCCGATTCGCGGTGTACGATTATTGGGGGTACTACAACATCTGCTTCCTGGGAGATGAGGTCCGCGATCCCGGCCGGACGATTCCGCGCGCCGTCCTGTTGTCGATTGCAGCGGTCGCGGCAATTTACTTATTGATGAACCTTTCCGTCATTAGCGTGATTCCCTGGAGGGAGGCGGTCGCACTGGTGGCGGATCCTAATCACGTGCACAATTTCATCGCTTCAATTTTTATGGAGCGACTTTACGGCCATCGCGCTGCCCAGGTCATTACGGTGCTGGTGATGTGGACGGCCTTTGCCTCCGTGTTCTCGCTGCTGCTGGGATATTCACGAATCCCCTATGCTGCTGCCGTGCGAGGTGATTTCTTCAAAGTTTTTGGCCGCCTCCACTCCCGCCATGCATTTCCCTACCTGTCGCTGATTTTTCTGGGGGCTGTCGCGGCCTTCTTCAGCTTAAAGAAACTCACGGACGTCATCTCAGCCCTGGTGATAATCCGGGTGGTGGTCCAATTTCTGAGCCAGACCCTCGGGATCATGATGTTCAGGCGCCGGAGGCCCGACTTGAAGCGGCCATTCCGGATGTGGCTTTATCCTATCCCTGCTGTCATTGCCCTGGGAGGATGGGTGTTTATTCTCTTCTCGCGGGCCAGCGAAATGCGGTTCGTTCTTTATGCCTTGATCATTACTGCGGCAGGCGCACTCATCTTTTTTCTTCGCGCGGCTCGCCGCCGGGAGTGGCCCTTTGAGGCCCGAGTTTGA
- a CDS encoding PIG-L family deacetylase, translated as MPMTIAWFPPSERPERPSGRRGLSKPRPGFFRIRALCGLLLLLGPIAKAQEATTFSERAHDLPRAARVLMTGAHPDDENSALLAYLSQEQFVHCAYLSATRGEGGQNLIGPELFDSLGILRTEEMLAARGYDHCQQFFTRAYDFGFSKDPKEALEKWGRDVVLGDMVRVIRRYQPDIIISVWRGTAEDGHGHHQAIGILTPEAFRAAADPNRFPEQLTQGLHPWQAQKLYVTGRDPHEPGSFSLDVGQFSPQLGKSMTEIAAIGRSQHQSQGQGAEQRKGRHPVYLRLIASASSSEPPDLSSGSQPSQTPADPAIAQQAFHQFMQARMADWTALAGGELDRVPFLSPGLSAIDSLAMEMAGHAPDEHPSASVPALIKGIEALRSLRQRVLSSALSEGRQLALAEHLRSKEEDFTEALIAALGLSFEVRSDQPSLTPGSGVTVTATLLNRSDVRIEPVTIEPASVRDWTVKKTSGELKPLRYNEKMEWKFSATASTAALPTEMYWLRLPREGDRYAVANQALVGRAENPPEIPFVAAFRVADDPSGASFQVVRPVEFMQVDPRYGERRESFKVVPVLSVSSLPDELIIASPALAQSKTVFVRLESEGAEKVDGVVKLILPRGWSSSPITTAFSTAGKEQVVLKKFVLRVPPRASTGDYRILAVATVGKENFSRGFQRISYPHIREQNFYRPAETVAHVTPLKLPPGLKVGYIMGTGDRIPEGLEQMGVSVTLLDDQALAIGSLDGFDAIITGIRAYDVRRDLDQNNGRLLDYVKKGGTLIVQYNSASFGLDPARVPRLEMDSPDREEQISQRTALLKELEEFKGPQSAEKITAYTDPVRQFGPYPLLRWQREEVVRERSSARHPDHEAEPPADDLARIVDERAPVHILVAKNPVFSSPNAITEKDFEGWVQERGLNFMRTWDEHYTPLLASHDPGEKEQLGGMLYTRYGRGNFVYTGYSWFRQFPAGVSGGYRIFANLISLSREQAGK; from the coding sequence ATGCCCATGACCATAGCCTGGTTTCCCCCTTCCGAACGGCCAGAGCGCCCCTCCGGGCGAAGGGGCCTTTCCAAACCGCGTCCCGGGTTTTTCCGGATCCGGGCCCTTTGCGGTCTCCTCCTGCTCCTGGGCCCTATTGCGAAAGCCCAGGAGGCAACGACCTTTTCTGAGCGGGCCCATGATCTGCCCAGGGCGGCGCGCGTTCTGATGACGGGCGCGCATCCCGATGACGAGAACAGTGCCCTGCTGGCCTATCTGTCGCAGGAGCAGTTTGTGCATTGCGCCTACCTCTCGGCGACGCGCGGAGAAGGGGGACAAAACCTCATCGGGCCCGAGCTGTTTGACAGCCTGGGAATCCTGCGGACCGAGGAAATGCTGGCGGCCCGTGGATATGACCACTGCCAACAGTTCTTCACTCGCGCCTACGACTTCGGATTCTCAAAAGACCCGAAGGAAGCCTTGGAGAAATGGGGGCGGGATGTGGTTTTGGGAGATATGGTTCGCGTCATCCGGCGTTACCAGCCGGACATCATCATCTCCGTCTGGCGAGGGACGGCGGAGGACGGACATGGACATCATCAGGCCATCGGAATTCTCACCCCGGAGGCGTTTCGTGCGGCGGCCGATCCCAACCGCTTTCCCGAGCAACTGACGCAAGGGCTGCATCCCTGGCAGGCTCAAAAACTCTATGTGACGGGGCGCGACCCACACGAGCCCGGCAGCTTTTCGCTCGACGTGGGACAATTCAGTCCACAGCTTGGTAAGTCGATGACTGAGATTGCGGCGATTGGCCGAAGCCAGCACCAGTCCCAGGGCCAGGGGGCAGAACAGCGAAAGGGCCGGCATCCGGTTTATCTCCGGCTGATCGCCTCTGCGAGTTCATCCGAACCCCCGGATCTCTCTTCTGGGTCTCAGCCATCGCAAACCCCGGCTGATCCCGCAATTGCTCAACAAGCCTTTCATCAGTTTATGCAGGCTCGAATGGCCGATTGGACTGCCCTGGCAGGAGGTGAGCTGGACCGGGTGCCGTTCCTCTCCCCCGGACTGAGCGCGATTGACTCCCTCGCCATGGAGATGGCCGGTCATGCCCCCGACGAGCACCCTTCCGCCAGCGTCCCTGCGTTGATCAAAGGGATTGAGGCACTCCGATCCTTGCGCCAGAGGGTTTTGTCGAGCGCGCTCAGTGAGGGTCGCCAGCTGGCGCTGGCAGAGCACTTGAGATCCAAAGAAGAGGACTTTACCGAGGCGCTCATCGCGGCGCTTGGGCTGAGCTTTGAAGTTCGTTCGGATCAGCCCTCGCTCACGCCGGGCTCCGGCGTCACGGTCACCGCAACGCTTTTGAATCGAAGCGATGTCCGCATTGAACCCGTGACCATTGAACCCGCGTCGGTTCGAGACTGGACCGTGAAGAAGACCTCGGGCGAACTGAAGCCGTTACGATACAACGAAAAAATGGAGTGGAAGTTTTCCGCCACCGCTTCCACGGCCGCACTGCCGACCGAAATGTACTGGCTGCGGCTGCCGCGGGAAGGGGATCGATACGCCGTCGCGAATCAGGCCCTCGTGGGACGCGCGGAAAATCCGCCCGAGATCCCTTTTGTGGCTGCCTTTCGCGTCGCTGATGATCCCTCCGGCGCCTCTTTTCAAGTGGTGCGGCCCGTCGAGTTCATGCAAGTGGACCCGCGCTACGGAGAACGGCGCGAGAGCTTCAAGGTGGTCCCGGTCCTTTCGGTATCGAGCCTGCCCGACGAGTTGATCATCGCGAGTCCGGCCCTGGCACAGTCGAAGACCGTTTTTGTGCGCCTCGAAAGTGAGGGCGCCGAAAAAGTCGATGGCGTGGTCAAACTGATTCTGCCCAGGGGATGGAGTTCATCGCCCATTACCACGGCCTTTTCGACGGCGGGAAAAGAGCAGGTGGTTTTGAAGAAGTTTGTGCTGCGCGTTCCTCCCCGCGCGTCCACGGGAGACTATCGCATACTGGCGGTGGCCACCGTGGGCAAAGAGAATTTCTCGCGGGGGTTTCAGAGGATCTCCTATCCCCACATCCGGGAGCAGAATTTTTATCGGCCCGCAGAAACCGTTGCCCATGTCACCCCGCTCAAACTTCCCCCGGGACTAAAGGTCGGGTACATCATGGGAACCGGCGATCGCATTCCGGAAGGGCTGGAACAGATGGGCGTCAGTGTCACGTTGCTCGATGATCAGGCCCTCGCCATCGGATCCCTCGACGGATTTGATGCGATCATCACCGGGATTCGGGCTTATGATGTGCGCCGCGATCTGGATCAAAACAACGGACGACTGCTGGACTACGTCAAAAAAGGCGGCACGCTGATTGTCCAGTACAACTCGGCGTCCTTTGGCCTGGACCCCGCTCGGGTCCCGCGCCTCGAAATGGATTCCCCGGATAGAGAGGAACAGATTTCCCAGAGGACGGCGTTGTTAAAGGAGCTCGAAGAATTCAAGGGGCCGCAGAGCGCAGAGAAGATAACGGCCTATACCGATCCGGTCCGCCAATTTGGCCCTTACCCCCTGCTGCGCTGGCAACGTGAGGAGGTCGTGCGGGAGAGATCCTCGGCCAGACATCCCGACCACGAAGCGGAGCCCCCCGCCGATGACCTTGCTCGCATCGTGGATGAGCGAGCGCCCGTCCACATCCTGGTTGCGAAGAATCCCGTCTTCTCCTCTCCTAATGCGATTACAGAAAAAGATTTCGAAGGCTGGGTGCAGGAACGCGGTCTCAATTTCATGAGGACCTGGGATGAACATTACACCCCATTGCTGGCCTCCCATGATCCCGGCGAGAAGGAGCAACTCGGGGGAATGCTTTACACCCGGTATGGAAGGGGGAACTTTGTGTACACCGGGTATTCCTGGTTTCGCCAGTTTCCCGCGGGGGTAAGTGGCGGGTACCGCATCTTTGCTAACCTCATTTCTCTTTCACGCGAACAAGCAGGAAAATAG